The following are from one region of the Ignavibacteriota bacterium genome:
- the ydiK gene encoding AI-2E family transporter YdiK: MDNDLSKKDLTQITLSVIIILLLTVGSIWVFAPFVAALIWATIIVVSTYNFMLKLQKILWNKKGLAVTVMLLLILAVILVPIAIVVGTIATNVSELSGWFNALSDLRFQSAPEWMSGIPLVGSQLADGWNQITSMHNEEIIKKIVPFLDDVVKWFVSKAGGVGLFLLHFLITVIICGILYSKGDVAVKGIRNFAVRLAGNKGDEIVTLAGQAVKAVTMGVVITALIQSILGGVSLAICGVPKAGLLAAIMFVLGLSQIGGLPVLLPAVIWKYASGDPVWGTVLLILSIFVGTSDNFIRPFLIKRGADLPILLIFAGVIGGLIAFGIVGLFIGPVILAVTYTLLKAWINEVKSEPVSKAIGNS; the protein is encoded by the coding sequence ATGGATAACGATCTTTCTAAAAAAGATTTAACTCAGATTACACTGAGTGTTATAATAATTTTACTATTGACCGTTGGTAGTATCTGGGTTTTTGCACCATTTGTAGCTGCACTGATTTGGGCTACAATCATTGTAGTCTCCACATACAATTTTATGCTTAAACTGCAGAAGATTCTCTGGAACAAAAAAGGATTAGCAGTTACTGTAATGCTTTTATTAATTCTTGCAGTTATTCTTGTACCGATTGCAATAGTAGTAGGAACAATCGCAACAAACGTATCAGAACTTTCCGGATGGTTTAATGCTCTGTCAGATTTAAGATTCCAATCTGCTCCGGAATGGATGAGTGGGATTCCTTTAGTTGGCTCTCAGTTAGCAGATGGGTGGAACCAGATTACTTCAATGCATAATGAAGAAATAATTAAAAAAATCGTTCCTTTTCTTGATGACGTGGTAAAATGGTTTGTTTCAAAAGCCGGAGGAGTCGGATTATTTCTTTTACATTTTCTAATCACAGTTATCATTTGTGGAATTTTATATTCCAAAGGTGATGTTGCCGTTAAAGGTATCAGAAATTTTGCAGTTCGTCTTGCCGGAAACAAAGGTGATGAAATCGTAACTTTGGCTGGTCAGGCTGTAAAAGCAGTTACAATGGGAGTTGTAATCACTGCACTTATTCAATCGATTCTTGGCGGAGTCTCTTTAGCGATTTGTGGAGTTCCGAAAGCAGGATTACTGGCTGCTATTATGTTCGTTCTTGGTCTCTCGCAAATTGGCGGACTTCCTGTATTACTACCTGCAGTAATATGGAAATATGCTTCTGGTGATCCTGTTTGGGGAACCGTTTTGCTGATACTTTCTATATTTGTTGGAACTTCCGATAATTTCATTCGCCCGTTTTTAATAAAACGAGGAGCTGATCTTCCGATTTTATTAATCTTCGCTGGTGTAATTGGTGGATTAATTGCTTTTGGAATCGTCGGACTGTTTATTGGACCTGTTATTCTTGCAGTAACTTATACTTTGCTAAAAGCCTGGATAAATGAAGTCAAAAGCGAACCGGTGAGCAAAGCAATCGGCAATTCTTGA
- a CDS encoding efflux transporter outer membrane subunit — protein MKKIFLVISVSILLFAVSCSVGPDYVRPDIEIPDSTILMQDYTIEDSLALALADTTWWELFGDTVLTYLIKTAVQENNDIKIAAARVDQYMGLYGVEKSNYYPKFDAGASGRVGEYNVDGVKFRSERYTLDLSAFWEIDIWGKIRRANEAALADLLSVEEVRRGVILSITSLIANNYFDLLSLDAQLEIANRTVDSRAKSLDLFQQRKNKGDISQLEISQLESEYWYAKSQIPFLEKNIIQLENAICVLLGRNPGPIPRGQLINNLILPDIPESLPSTLLERRPDVLGAEQQLIAANARIGVVKSLYFPSLSLTGLLGFSNSDVAKLFEPSSFVWNAGGSLLAPLFRAGEISSQVESAEAIQRQAFFNYIKSVQTAFSDAQNALVERKKTEEIYSSDGKRLDALQTYYNLATMKYNEGATSYLEVLDAERNLFDSELGYVQSRATLMKSAVGIFSSLAGGWLDKTVYDSYQPMNPVYEQSEDEQTSETDNE, from the coding sequence ATGAAAAAAATATTTTTAGTGATTTCCGTTTCGATTCTACTTTTTGCTGTAAGTTGTTCAGTTGGACCAGACTATGTCCGACCGGATATTGAAATACCGGACAGCACAATTCTGATGCAGGATTATACGATTGAAGATAGTCTTGCTCTTGCTCTTGCCGACACAACATGGTGGGAACTTTTTGGAGATACAGTTTTAACGTATTTGATAAAGACAGCCGTCCAGGAAAATAATGATATTAAAATTGCAGCAGCAAGAGTAGATCAATATATGGGATTGTACGGAGTTGAAAAATCCAATTACTATCCAAAATTTGATGCTGGTGCTTCCGGTAGAGTTGGAGAATATAATGTTGATGGCGTAAAATTCAGGTCTGAACGTTATACATTGGATCTATCAGCATTCTGGGAAATTGATATCTGGGGAAAAATCCGCAGAGCAAATGAAGCGGCTCTCGCTGATTTACTAAGTGTTGAGGAAGTTCGAAGAGGAGTTATCTTATCTATTACTTCGCTGATTGCTAATAATTACTTCGATCTGCTTTCCCTCGATGCTCAGCTTGAAATTGCAAATCGTACAGTTGATTCGCGTGCAAAATCATTAGACCTTTTTCAACAGAGAAAGAATAAAGGCGATATCTCCCAGCTTGAAATTAGCCAGCTCGAGTCAGAGTACTGGTATGCAAAATCTCAGATTCCATTTCTTGAAAAAAATATTATTCAATTAGAAAATGCAATTTGTGTTTTGCTTGGAAGAAATCCCGGTCCTATACCACGCGGACAATTGATAAACAATCTGATTCTTCCTGATATTCCCGAAAGTCTTCCTTCTACTTTGCTTGAAAGAAGACCGGACGTATTGGGAGCTGAACAACAGTTGATCGCTGCCAATGCAAGAATCGGAGTTGTAAAATCGCTTTACTTTCCTTCATTATCATTAACTGGTTTGTTAGGATTTTCAAATAGTGATGTTGCAAAACTTTTTGAACCAAGTTCATTTGTGTGGAATGCTGGTGGAAGTTTGCTTGCACCATTATTCCGTGCCGGTGAGATTTCAAGCCAGGTTGAATCCGCAGAAGCAATACAGAGACAAGCTTTCTTTAATTATATCAAATCAGTTCAGACTGCATTTAGCGATGCTCAGAATGCATTAGTCGAAAGGAAAAAAACAGAAGAAATATATTCTTCAGATGGAAAACGGCTTGACGCCCTGCAAACTTATTATAACCTGGCAACGATGAAATATAATGAAGGTGCAACAAGCTATCTGGAAGTTCTTGATGCTGAAAGAAACTTATTTGACTCGGAACTTGGTTATGTACAATCAAGAGCAACTTTGATGAAAAGCGCTGTAGGAATTTTCAGTTCACTTGCTGGTGGTTGGCTTGACAAAACAGTTTATGATTCCTATCAACCTATGAACCCTGTTTATGAACAGTCAGAAGATGAGCAAACATCTGAAACTGACAATGAATAA
- a CDS encoding type II asparaginase encodes MKKHFGFLIVVALSFNLFAQDLPHVVILATGGTIAGAAPTEVQSGYQSGQVGVEILINAVPQLKEIAIVSGEQISNIGSQDMSDEVWLKLAKHCNELLKQDDVDGIVITHGTDTMEETAYFLNLVLKSKKPVVLTCSMRPSTALSADGPLNIYNAVAVAGSKDSWDRGVMVVANDLIHSARAVVKSNTTAVETFISPGVGPLGTVNYGDINFFDYPDKKFTYQTPFSVDGLTSLPRVDIIAIYENAPGDLIKASVDFGSKGIVTSGLGNGNMPKACVEACEYAVSKDVVVVRAARVLTGFVGRNIELDDDALGFDASYELIPSKARVLLRLALLTTNDPVKIQEYFDMY; translated from the coding sequence ATGAAAAAACATTTTGGTTTCTTAATAGTCGTAGCACTTTCATTTAATCTCTTTGCACAAGATCTTCCTCACGTAGTTATTCTTGCTACAGGAGGTACAATTGCCGGGGCTGCACCAACTGAAGTTCAATCAGGTTATCAATCCGGGCAAGTTGGTGTAGAAATATTAATTAATGCTGTACCACAGCTTAAGGAAATCGCAATTGTAAGTGGTGAACAAATTTCAAATATCGGTAGTCAGGATATGAGTGATGAAGTATGGCTAAAACTTGCAAAACACTGCAATGAATTATTAAAACAGGATGATGTTGATGGAATAGTAATCACACACGGAACAGATACAATGGAAGAAACTGCTTACTTCCTGAATCTTGTTCTGAAATCTAAAAAACCTGTTGTGCTTACATGTTCTATGCGACCTTCAACAGCATTGAGTGCGGATGGTCCGCTAAATATTTACAATGCAGTTGCAGTTGCCGGAAGCAAAGATTCCTGGGATCGCGGAGTTATGGTTGTTGCAAATGATTTAATTCATTCTGCTCGCGCTGTTGTTAAAAGTAACACTACTGCTGTTGAAACATTTATATCTCCCGGTGTTGGACCGTTGGGAACTGTAAATTATGGAGATATTAATTTTTTCGATTATCCTGATAAAAAATTTACTTATCAAACACCGTTCAGCGTTGATGGATTAACAAGCTTACCAAGAGTTGATATTATTGCTATCTACGAAAATGCACCCGGAGATTTGATTAAAGCTTCGGTTGATTTTGGATCTAAAGGAATTGTTACAAGTGGATTAGGTAATGGCAATATGCCAAAAGCCTGTGTTGAAGCTTGTGAGTATGCAGTGAGTAAGGATGTAGTAGTTGTTCGAGCTGCTCGTGTACTTACAGGTTTTGTTGGACGAAATATTGAACTGGATGATGATGCACTTGGATTCGATGCTTCGTATGAACTTATTCCATCCAAAGCACGAGTTCTTTTAAGACTTGCATTATTAACAACCAATGATCCTGTAAAAATTCAGGAATATTTTGATATGTATTAA
- a CDS encoding aspartate ammonia-lyase produces the protein MFLPAILFAQDSGFRIEHDLLGDKQIPNDAYYGVQTMRALENFQISGQTTKDYPELVNAFVLVKLAAAKANYDSGALPKYVLDAVEKACKEVLAGKYHDQFLVDLYQGGAGTSANMNVNEVLANIALELSGKQKGDYAYIEPHDHLNMSQSTNDSYPTSLHVAIILMNDKMIPELNSLIASFEKKGKEFENILKMGRTELQDAVPMTLGQEFNAFASQLKGSISELKRAEENLYVINMGGTAIGTKLTAQKGFVQNCAKHLAELTGKKIVPATDLIAATSDLSSFVEYSNALNTLAVRLSKIASDLILLASGPRTGLFEINLPALQPGSSIMPGKVNPVMPELMNLVTFKVMGNNVAVTIAAKTGQLQLNAYEPLAISAILESQKLLTNTMKAFRTSCIDGITANQDVMTKYINQSVGIVTALNPVLGYEKTTELAKEALETGKGILELIREKKLLTEEQIKELLDPKKMTGQ, from the coding sequence ATGTTTTTACCAGCAATCCTGTTCGCACAGGACAGCGGATTCAGAATAGAGCACGATTTGCTTGGTGATAAGCAAATACCAAATGATGCATATTACGGTGTCCAGACTATGCGCGCCTTAGAAAATTTTCAAATCAGCGGTCAGACAACAAAAGATTATCCTGAACTTGTAAATGCTTTTGTATTAGTAAAGCTTGCTGCTGCAAAAGCGAATTATGATTCGGGAGCTTTGCCAAAATATGTTCTTGATGCAGTGGAAAAGGCATGCAAGGAAGTTCTGGCTGGAAAATATCACGATCAGTTTTTAGTTGATCTTTATCAAGGTGGCGCTGGTACTTCCGCAAATATGAACGTCAATGAAGTTCTTGCCAACATAGCATTGGAACTTAGCGGAAAGCAAAAAGGTGATTACGCTTACATTGAACCGCACGATCATCTCAATATGTCTCAATCAACAAATGATTCCTATCCGACATCACTTCATGTTGCTATAATTCTGATGAACGATAAAATGATTCCCGAACTAAACTCATTGATCGCATCTTTCGAAAAGAAAGGAAAAGAATTTGAAAATATCTTGAAGATGGGCAGAACTGAATTGCAAGATGCAGTTCCGATGACATTAGGGCAAGAGTTTAACGCATTTGCATCACAGCTCAAAGGATCAATAAGTGAACTAAAAAGAGCAGAAGAAAATTTATATGTTATTAATATGGGTGGAACTGCAATCGGAACTAAATTGACTGCTCAAAAAGGTTTCGTACAGAATTGTGCTAAGCATCTTGCAGAATTGACAGGAAAGAAAATTGTTCCCGCAACAGATTTAATTGCGGCTACATCCGATCTTTCTTCATTTGTTGAATACTCGAATGCATTAAATACACTCGCTGTCAGATTATCAAAAATTGCAAGTGATTTAATTTTGTTAGCTTCAGGACCTCGGACAGGATTATTTGAAATTAATCTTCCTGCTTTACAACCAGGTTCTTCCATAATGCCGGGAAAAGTTAATCCGGTAATGCCGGAACTTATGAATCTCGTTACATTCAAAGTAATGGGAAATAATGTGGCTGTAACAATCGCAGCAAAAACCGGGCAGCTTCAGTTAAATGCTTATGAACCTTTAGCAATCTCTGCAATTCTTGAATCGCAGAAGCTCCTCACGAATACAATGAAAGCATTCCGCACAAGTTGTATCGATGGAATTACGGCAAATCAAGATGTGATGACAAAATATATCAATCAGAGTGTTGGGATCGTAACGGCACTTAATCCTGTGCTGGGTTATGAAAAGACGACCGAGCTTGCTAAAGAAGCTCTCGAAACAGGAAAAGGAATTCTGGAACTCATCCGTGAGAAAAAATTATTAACTGAAGAGCAGATAAAAGAATTACTTGATCCAAAGAAAATGACAGGACAATGA
- a CDS encoding efflux RND transporter periplasmic adaptor subunit — protein MLNPKRSLSAFCLLLLSLLLIFLVFACGEEEQQTGPPPEVQITKALKMNVPVTGEWVGQTLGAVDIEIRARVEGWLTGIYFKEGSEVRQGALLYTIDATELQEAVAEAEGKVAAVRTLLIQAEDDVKRYTPLAKAGAVSQRDLEIAVSKYEAQQGELDAALAALNIAKTNLSYATIYAPITGLIGISVARVGDFVGRPPNVLILNTISRVDSVHVRFSISEQEYLDLIRRIEQNEGRTKVKAKEIQMVLADETVYPYLGVISFAQRQIDPATGTLQFEASFPNPKRTLRPGQFAKIRIVIDERKDATVVPSRSIFEIQGQKSVYIVDENKKVVMRVVTTGPEYNNYIVIESGVNPGENVIYEGLLKVRPDMVVSPIEAKIPDSQEKPSKEN, from the coding sequence ATGTTAAATCCCAAAAGAAGTCTGAGCGCTTTTTGTTTGTTGCTTCTTAGTCTATTATTGATTTTTCTCGTTTTTGCCTGCGGTGAAGAAGAGCAGCAAACAGGACCACCTCCGGAAGTTCAGATAACCAAAGCTCTGAAGATGAATGTTCCGGTAACAGGTGAGTGGGTTGGTCAAACACTTGGAGCAGTTGACATTGAAATCAGAGCAAGAGTTGAAGGTTGGCTGACAGGAATTTATTTTAAAGAAGGAAGTGAAGTTCGTCAGGGTGCATTGCTTTACACAATTGATGCAACCGAACTGCAGGAAGCTGTAGCTGAAGCTGAAGGTAAAGTAGCTGCCGTAAGAACTTTATTAATTCAGGCTGAAGATGATGTTAAACGTTACACTCCGCTTGCAAAAGCTGGTGCAGTCAGCCAGCGAGATCTTGAAATTGCTGTATCAAAATACGAAGCACAGCAAGGTGAATTAGATGCAGCTTTAGCCGCATTGAATATTGCAAAAACTAATCTGAGTTACGCCACAATTTATGCACCCATAACAGGATTAATTGGTATTTCCGTAGCGCGTGTTGGAGATTTCGTTGGTCGTCCGCCAAACGTTCTTATTCTTAATACTATCTCAAGAGTGGATTCAGTTCATGTTAGATTTTCTATATCCGAACAAGAGTATTTAGATCTTATAAGACGGATTGAACAAAATGAAGGTAGAACAAAAGTTAAAGCCAAAGAAATCCAGATGGTGCTCGCTGATGAGACAGTTTATCCCTATTTAGGTGTAATCAGTTTTGCTCAAAGACAAATTGATCCGGCTACTGGTACTTTACAGTTTGAAGCTTCATTCCCAAATCCAAAAAGAACTTTACGACCCGGACAATTTGCAAAAATCCGGATAGTAATTGATGAACGAAAAGATGCAACGGTTGTACCTTCCAGATCTATTTTTGAAATTCAGGGACAAAAATCTGTTTACATTGTTGATGAAAATAAAAAAGTTGTAATGAGAGTCGTAACAACAGGTCCTGAATACAATAATTATATCGTCATTGAATCCGGCGTTAATCCGGGTGAGAATGTCATCTATGAAGGTTTGTTAAAAGTCAGACCTGATATGGTCGTTTCTCCTATTGAAGCCAAAATACCTGATAGTCAGGAAAAACCCTCGAAGGAGAATTAA
- a CDS encoding efflux RND transporter permease subunit: MANFFIRRPIVAMVISIVMVLVGIIVMRGLPIAQFPDIVPPMINVTTTYVGASAIDVEQSVATPLEQQINGVENMIYMKSINGNDGTLTLQVSFDVGSDLDMSNVLTQNRVSQADAFLPASVKNYGVTVKKSLVFPLLLITLKSPGGQYDNNFLSNYASININDRISRTKGVGDVKLFGGSDYAMRIWVKPDAIGKMGITVPEIVKAVQDQNVISPAGQIGAPPAPPGTDFTYTVKTQGRLLNEEEFGQIIIRTNPDGSQLRLKDVARIELGTLLYNQIGRNNGKPAATIAVFQLPGSNAIAVAEDLKKLMDELAISFPPGMEYEVTLDTTLPIEEGINEIVHTLFEAVLLVILVVFIFLQNWRATLIPLLTVPVSLISTFIVFPMLGFSINTLSLLGMVLAIGIVVDDAIVVVEAVMHHIEHGMTPRDATFQAMKEVSGPVIAIALILAAVFVPVAFMGGITGRLYQQFAITIAISVLFSAFNALTLSPALAAILLKPKGGKKSPLDKFYTWFNKYFDKFTGKYLSFTGILVRKVSRSIIFVGIIVVLTLLLFKGVPGGFVPEEDNGYFLINVQLPDASSLQRTDLACKKIEQILANEKSIDNYTTISGYSLITGVASSNIATFFVSLKEWSERTETSERSFEVIEALNKTLSDAVPEAFVYVFGPPAIQGLGTGAGFTFMLQDKSGNTPIELGKQVVNFINEAKKRPEIGRIATLFRPDVPQIFAEVSRDKVLKQGVTISDVNTTLGSLLGANYINDFNRFGRVYKVYLSAEGEYRNETWDLGQFYVRNNQGGMVPLNSIVSMSPTNGPEFTNRFNLFRSAELTGIPAPGYTSTDAIAALQEVAAQYLPQGWGYDWANMSYQEVEAAGSGATVFIFALLFVFLILSAQYESWSLPMSVLLGIPFAVFGAMAGLWIGRFFSDSYVNNVFAQIGFVTLIGLAAKNAILIVEFAKMKKEEGMDVAAAALDAAKLRLRPILMTSFAFILGVLPLVRAAGAGAESRKVMGLAVFSGLLIATVLAIFTIPSLFVMVEKYFVRDKKTKEPSPPETSDSGSEEKGGH, encoded by the coding sequence ATGGCTAATTTTTTTATTCGTCGTCCGATTGTTGCTATGGTTATATCCATTGTGATGGTGCTTGTCGGAATAATAGTTATGCGTGGGCTTCCGATTGCTCAATTCCCTGACATTGTACCACCTATGATTAATGTAACAACAACTTATGTTGGTGCTTCTGCTATTGATGTTGAACAATCTGTTGCAACACCGCTTGAACAGCAGATAAATGGTGTTGAGAATATGATCTATATGAAATCAATTAATGGTAATGACGGAACATTAACACTTCAGGTTTCTTTTGATGTTGGTTCTGATCTTGATATGTCCAATGTACTGACTCAGAACAGAGTCAGTCAGGCAGATGCTTTCCTTCCTGCTTCAGTTAAAAATTATGGAGTTACAGTAAAAAAATCTCTCGTCTTTCCATTACTGCTGATTACATTGAAATCTCCGGGTGGGCAATATGACAATAACTTCCTCAGCAATTACGCTTCAATAAATATTAATGATCGAATCAGCAGAACCAAGGGTGTTGGTGATGTAAAACTTTTTGGTGGTAGTGATTATGCAATGAGAATATGGGTTAAACCGGACGCTATTGGTAAAATGGGTATAACAGTTCCTGAAATTGTAAAAGCTGTTCAGGATCAGAACGTGATTAGTCCTGCAGGTCAAATTGGTGCGCCGCCTGCACCTCCCGGAACTGATTTTACATATACAGTAAAAACTCAAGGCAGGCTGCTGAATGAAGAAGAGTTTGGTCAAATTATAATTCGCACAAATCCCGATGGTTCCCAATTAAGATTAAAAGATGTGGCAAGAATTGAACTTGGTACACTTCTCTACAATCAGATTGGACGTAACAATGGCAAACCGGCGGCTACTATTGCTGTATTCCAGTTGCCCGGATCAAATGCAATTGCTGTTGCCGAAGATTTAAAAAAGCTGATGGATGAATTAGCAATTAGTTTCCCGCCAGGGATGGAGTATGAAGTTACTCTTGATACAACGCTTCCTATTGAAGAAGGAATTAATGAAATTGTTCATACATTATTTGAAGCCGTTCTCCTTGTAATACTGGTTGTTTTTATTTTCTTGCAGAACTGGCGTGCGACATTAATTCCTCTTTTAACTGTTCCGGTTTCGCTGATTTCTACATTCATTGTTTTTCCAATGCTGGGATTTTCAATCAATACACTTTCACTGCTCGGTATGGTGCTGGCAATCGGAATTGTGGTTGATGATGCAATAGTGGTTGTTGAAGCGGTGATGCATCACATCGAACATGGAATGACACCAAGAGATGCAACATTTCAGGCTATGAAAGAAGTATCGGGACCCGTTATAGCAATCGCTCTTATTCTTGCAGCAGTGTTCGTACCTGTAGCATTTATGGGAGGAATTACCGGAAGATTGTATCAGCAATTTGCTATCACAATTGCAATCTCAGTTTTATTTTCCGCATTCAACGCACTTACACTAAGCCCTGCTTTAGCCGCAATATTATTAAAACCAAAAGGAGGAAAGAAATCTCCCTTAGATAAATTTTATACATGGTTCAATAAATACTTTGATAAATTTACAGGAAAATATCTTTCATTTACAGGAATTCTGGTTCGCAAAGTTTCACGAAGTATAATTTTCGTTGGAATTATTGTCGTGCTTACTCTTCTGCTCTTCAAGGGAGTTCCTGGTGGATTTGTACCTGAAGAAGATAACGGCTACTTTCTTATAAACGTGCAGCTTCCTGATGCAAGCTCGCTCCAAAGAACTGATCTCGCCTGCAAAAAAATAGAACAAATTCTTGCCAATGAAAAAAGCATTGATAACTATACTACTATTTCAGGATATAGTCTGATTACCGGCGTTGCAAGTTCAAACATTGCAACTTTCTTTGTTTCGTTAAAAGAATGGAGTGAGCGAACTGAAACTTCTGAAAGATCATTCGAAGTTATCGAAGCTTTGAATAAAACTTTGTCTGATGCAGTTCCCGAAGCGTTTGTTTATGTTTTCGGACCACCTGCTATTCAGGGTTTGGGAACCGGTGCTGGATTTACTTTTATGTTGCAGGATAAAAGTGGAAATACCCCGATTGAACTTGGTAAGCAGGTTGTGAATTTTATTAACGAAGCAAAAAAACGTCCTGAGATTGGAAGAATAGCAACACTTTTCCGCCCCGATGTTCCGCAGATATTTGCTGAAGTCAGCAGAGATAAAGTTCTGAAACAAGGAGTTACAATTTCAGATGTCAATACAACTCTCGGCTCACTCCTTGGTGCAAACTACATTAACGACTTCAACAGATTTGGAAGAGTGTATAAAGTTTACCTTTCAGCAGAAGGAGAATATAGAAATGAAACCTGGGATCTCGGTCAATTCTATGTCCGCAATAATCAGGGTGGAATGGTCCCTCTAAATTCAATTGTATCTATGAGTCCAACAAATGGTCCTGAATTCACGAACAGATTTAATCTATTTCGTTCTGCTGAATTGACTGGTATTCCGGCTCCGGGATATACATCTACAGATGCAATAGCAGCACTTCAGGAAGTTGCAGCACAATATTTGCCGCAAGGCTGGGGATATGACTGGGCAAATATGTCTTATCAGGAAGTTGAAGCCGCGGGAAGCGGAGCGACTGTTTTCATTTTTGCACTGTTGTTTGTTTTTCTAATTCTATCTGCTCAGTACGAAAGCTGGTCTTTACCAATGAGTGTTCTGCTTGGAATTCCGTTTGCTGTTTTTGGAGCGATGGCTGGTTTATGGATTGGCAGATTTTTTAGTGATAGTTATGTCAACAACGTGTTTGCTCAGATAGGATTTGTAACTCTGATTGGACTCGCTGCAAAAAATGCAATATTGATTGTCGAATTTGCTAAGATGAAAAAAGAAGAAGGAATGGATGTAGCTGCTGCGGCTCTCGATGCTGCCAAGCTTCGTCTTCGCCCGATATTGATGACATCTTTTGCGTTCATACTTGGCGTTCTTCCACTCGTTCGTGCAGCAGGTGCAGGTGCTGAATCCAGAAAAGTAATGGGACTTGCCGTATTCTCCGGATTATTGATAGCAACTGTTCTTGCAATCTTTACTATCCCATCACTTTTTGTTATGGTTGAAAAATATTTTGTTCGTGATAAAAAAACTAAAGAACCTTCTCCTCCGGAAACATCTGATTCAGGTTCAGAGGAGAAAGGAGGACACTGA
- a CDS encoding anaerobic C4-dicarboxylate transporter: MWIELLILFTCIVIGARLGGIGLGTMGGIGLVVLVFVFGLPPGSPPGIVLGMIIAVITALASMQSAGGLDYLISFANKVLRKKPQYITFVAPFVTYVLIAASGTQHVIYALLPVIAEVSTKAGVRPERPLSISVTASMYGLISSPISAATVALLAALVSYDVNLLQIMMVIIPASLLGLIVGILSVAWKGKELKDDPEYQERLKTGKIQETTASVEIAKEKISNARNSLFVFLCAIVVVVMIGIFPQLRPDYEIFSAGESITKHLEMGDAIMIIMLAAGGLMMIFFKAKPAEAVKGSIMNGGVVAIISILGVSWMGSSFFEGNRVEIVSGISDIIQQSPWVLVIGLFVLSMLLFSQAATVVTLMPVAVALGMPLWILIAVYPAVNGFFFLPTYGTVLAAVSFDRTGTTKIGKYLLNHSFMLPGIVCLVATTIFAFIISSFVL, encoded by the coding sequence ATGTGGATTGAACTCCTGATACTCTTTACTTGCATAGTGATAGGTGCAAGGCTCGGAGGAATCGGATTAGGTACAATGGGTGGGATCGGGCTTGTGGTTCTGGTATTTGTCTTTGGACTTCCGCCAGGTTCACCTCCTGGAATCGTACTTGGAATGATAATCGCCGTAATAACAGCATTAGCTTCTATGCAATCTGCTGGCGGGCTCGATTATTTGATATCGTTCGCAAATAAAGTATTGCGCAAAAAACCTCAATACATCACATTCGTTGCACCATTTGTTACTTATGTTTTAATTGCTGCAAGCGGAACTCAGCATGTCATATATGCGTTGCTTCCGGTCATTGCAGAAGTATCGACTAAAGCGGGTGTTCGTCCTGAAAGACCTTTATCAATAAGTGTGACAGCTTCTATGTACGGATTAATTTCTTCTCCCATAAGTGCTGCTACTGTTGCTTTATTAGCAGCACTTGTTTCTTATGATGTAAATCTTCTTCAAATTATGATGGTAATTATTCCAGCTTCATTACTCGGATTAATTGTGGGAATTTTATCTGTTGCTTGGAAAGGTAAAGAACTTAAAGACGATCCTGAATATCAGGAAAGATTAAAGACTGGTAAAATTCAAGAGACGACTGCCTCTGTAGAAATAGCTAAAGAAAAAATTAGTAATGCGAGAAATTCACTATTTGTATTTTTATGTGCAATTGTAGTTGTTGTAATGATTGGCATCTTTCCGCAGCTCCGTCCGGATTATGAAATATTTTCAGCAGGTGAGTCAATCACCAAACATCTGGAAATGGGTGATGCAATAATGATTATTATGCTTGCAGCAGGAGGATTGATGATGATCTTCTTTAAAGCAAAACCTGCAGAAGCAGTGAAAGGGAGTATCATGAACGGCGGTGTTGTTGCAATAATTTCTATTCTCGGAGTTTCATGGATGGGTTCATCTTTCTTTGAGGGAAATAGAGTTGAAATTGTTAGTGGAATTTCTGATATAATTCAACAATCACCATGGGTGCTTGTAATTGGACTGTTCGTACTTTCGATGTTACTATTTAGTCAGGCAGCAACTGTTGTAACACTCATGCCCGTTGCGGTTGCACTTGGTATGCCGTTGTGGATTTTAATTGCAGTTTATCCTGCTGTAAACGGATTTTTCTTTTTACCGACTTATGGAACTGTATTGGCAGCAGTTTCATTTGATCGTACGGGCACAACGAAGATAGGAAAATATCTTCTCAATCATAGTTTTATGCTTCCGGGAATTGTGTGTCTTGTAGCTACAACAATCTTTGCGTTTATAATTAGTTCATTTGTTTTATAA